GGAGCTGCCATTGAAAATGCAGCCCTGGCTGTAGCCGAAGGCATCAAACAGGGTTTGCAGATTATCGTCAATGTAGCGGGAAAGGCCTTTACGGTGATAGTGGATACTCTTGAAAAAGTTGGCGAGGTGGTCATGTATGTCGTCACACAGGTAGTTGAAGCAGTCGAACAGGTGATTGATTTTATCTGCTCCTTGTTTAATTGGGGGGATATTGTCAAGACTCAGAAATTCATAAAAAAATCCATTGACCGCGGACTGGAGATGGGCCTTGAATTGGAGCAGAAAGCAAGTGTCTTTGTAGAGGAACAAATGGATAACGCCAGAGATCTGGTTCATAATTTGCTCAATGACTGGCGGTCTGAATTAGGCATTGAAGTCAGACCCAAGGAACCTGATTCTGAAGAGGATAGCTCAGGTGCCATGGATGCCCTGATGTGGATTCTTGACAAGATAACTTCAGCTATGGATCTGATACCCAAGCCGGAACTCCCTCCTCCAAATTTTGCATCCGGAATGATAATCCCCGGAGAAATAATGAAGGAGTTGGAGGGCATTGGCGAGGATGTCGGAAGCATTCTTTTAGAAGGCCTGGTATCTGGAATTGACGGTGTTTCAGATTCTTTTCAACGGTTTGTTACAGGGATATCTGACGGAATTGAGAACCCCACAGAAATGCTTCAACTCCTCGGTGGTCTGATATTGGATATGCTGGAAGTCGTTATTGATCTTGCCCTGGATATTGCAGAAGCTCTTGCAAAAGTGGTTTTGGGAATAATCCGTGTTGGAATCAAATTGGTACGTTGGTTAATTGACTTTCCACTGGATATTCCTTTGGTAAGTGAACTGTATGAATTAATTACAGGGGATACGTTGACCATGAAATCTCTTGCCACCCTGGTGGTTGCAATACCTGCGACAATAATTGGGAAACTTATTTTTGGAGTCGATGAATATTTAAGCTATTTAAATGAAACGAAGAAACAGGAATTCGCCCTGGATATGGGGAATGGTGAAAGTTTTTTAAAGGCACTTTATGGATCGTGTCACCTGATAATAACCCTCACTGGTGCGATACAGGACGGTTTCCGGATAGCCGGCCCAAAAAAGAAGCCACATACTTATTATACATCTTTGAAAATGGTTGAGAAAGACGCTCTGATGACAGGGATTAATCTTTGCATTGGTATTGTTGCCGGAGTTTTTAGTGCACCCTACTTTCCCAGTGACGATAAAGAACAAAAGGATATTTACAACGGATTGAGTTGGGCATCCTGGGGTACCCAAATGGCCCTTCTGGCGCCAAGTGTGGTCGGTTTGGGTTTGGCCGGCTTGCAAATGAAAAAAGGGCATAAAAAATTAAAAAATTCAGATGCATTGGGCTCTGTCCTTACTGCTTTGATAGGTATTGGGGGAGTCGTGCATCTTGGGATAAACATTGCACTAACAATATATGAAAGCAAATTGGATCATTTTGATAAAGAAGGGGTAGGGGATGAGACTACGTTGAAGGCATTATTAGGCACTTCATACATTGCGACAACCTTGCCATCCATTGCGGAGTTTGCCTTTTTCGCCAAGGATAAAAGGATCCAGGGTGTGGCTGCCGCAATTAGAGGCATCGCTCATTTGTTGGAAGGGAGCGTGATGCTGGGAGCAGTTAGTGTCGCCAATGCAAAATAATGATCAGGACATGGGAAACCGATCAATGACAGAGAGGGAAAGAAATCAGGAATTCTCTCCCACGGAATATCCTATACGCTTAGCGGACCCACTCATCCGTTCAGGTATTTTGCCATTGCGGAATATGGGGCTTACCGGGTCGGGATCATTTGTGGGGCATCTTGATTCGGGCATTGATCCGAACCAAAAGGATTTGATATCACAAATGACCATCTTCGCAGAGATCGATAATAGCGGCCAGGTCATACTAAACCATGCCCCGATTGACGAAACGGGGCATGGTACACGGACAGCCGGGTTAGTTTCAGGAGGCTGTAGAAAGCGCAGGCTCCTTGGGGTGGCCCCTGAATCTTCACTCATAGTAGGCAAGGTGCTGGAAGGTGGAAATACGGTCGTTCGAATTCTTTCTGGTCTGAACTGGCTCATGGGAAATGATGTACGCGTCGTTCTTTTTTGTGGTGGGTTCCCTACAGCTAACCCCATTTTAGGACCTATGCTTTTACAAATGCGGAAGGCGGGAATATTGGTGATTTGTCCTATTGGAAATCAGGGCCAAGGAAATTACAGACAACCCGGTGATGATCCCTCGGTATTATCGGTGGGAGCAATAGATTCAAGTGATAAACCTGCTAAGTTTTCAGGAAGCTGTATCGGACGATTTTCGCACGAGGTGAAAGCACCAGATATATTAGCCCCGGGAGTTGCCATTCCATGCATAAGTGCTAAAGGCGGCGTGACCCGGTCCAGTGGAACTTCGATGGCTGCTGCCATAGTTGCCGGTGTGGTTGCCTTACTATTGGAGGCGGAAACGGAGGCGAGTGCTGATCAGCTTTATGACGCCATTTGTTATGGCTCAAAACCATTGGACAATGAAACACGGAAACATGCCCGTTTTGGTGTTTTGAATGCAGAATCTGCACTGAAATACCTCCGGGAGCATAAAAATAAAAAAACTTTACCCCGTCCTGAAAGACTTCCGCTGGTAAATTCCGGATGGAGGGATCCTCGGTTAAAATACCAACTGACCCATTCTGGACCTGAAGATACTATTATGGCGGTTTATGTTCTTTATCCTGAATTAGAAGCAGACCAATGGGGACGGGCTGTTCGTGAATTTCTGGCTCATGGGTTCAAAAAGCTGGACCAGGATTCCGTAAAATATTTGCCGGGGGGACGTGCACTGATTATCAATACGACATCTACGGTGCATCTTGAATTGATCGAAAATCCTCTTGTGACTTACGCTAGTGCGGCAGATGCAGGGCGCTTACTTATTCCAAATAAATAATTTTACTCTATTAAAATACAACGATATGTCACGATCTTTTAAATATCTCGCACTCTGTACAGCTGTCATCCTTTTTGTGTTCACGGCATGTACAACGCCTAAGATATTGTTTTCTGTTGCTGGAGGCAAACTATTAAGCGAAGAATCTGATCTGGTAATGGTCAGCCGGGACGATAAAACGCTACCTGGTAAAAATGATCTGAAACTCAAGGAAGGCGACCAAATTACAATCGCAGAAGGGGTTGACGGTACCGGTATCCGAACCTTTTATACCGTGAGTACTGTACACGGACCCGCAACTCTGGTGCTCTCCAAAGATTTTCTGGAGCAAAAAGATGGAACGGTGCTCCACGATGCTCTGCGGGGAAAATTACTCATTCCTGAAATGTCTATAGACCATGAAGGTGCCGCTTATCTTGTGGCTATCCAGGAAAAAACGATTGAATTGATTGTATTTGATGGGAGAATACTTGTAAGTTCCACCCAGGCAAATCCTCCCTGGAAACCTTTCTTTGTCGAAAGCCAACAAAGGCGAAAGATATGGCGGGATGGTCGTCTGGCACCCAACCAACCATTGGGTCCGGATGATTTGAACCATTGGATAGATAGTGAGAATCAGTTGCTCAAGGCCGGAAATTCGACTACTCGAATGGTGCCTAGCGTGATCACTTTACCTTCGGTTGATGCGGAGGCTTTAGTCGCATCAGCAGAATTTCCAGTAAGTTTACAATACCTGGAAGAAGGAGAAGGAGAGCTTGGTACCATCACAAAACAGGAACCAAGAGCAGGCCGTAGGGTTAAATCTGGTCAGCAAGTGGTGATTTATGAGCGTTCTCGCCCTGTTATCGTACCTGATGTTTTGGGACTTAGCCTTGGAGCGGCTATTAACAAATTACAGGATCTGGGCCTGGAAGGTCATGAGGCTGGGAGAACCATAACCCGTAAGGTTGATCCACATTTGGTAAATACGCAGATTCCAGCCGCCGGTGAAATGACTGCCGCCGGATCGTCCGTTGCACTCAGTATAGAGGCCGTTTCCGTTATGGTTCCAAATATAATCGGTATGTCAATTAGCAGTGCCAGTCAGGCTCTGGGGGTATTGAAACTGGAAGTTGATAGCACATATTATGTTTTGAACTTTGAAGGTGAGCCTAAAGTGATTTCTCAGACACCATTAGAGAATACCTATGTTATCCCGGGAAGTGTTGTAAAGGTATGGCGACAGGCCCTGGGATTTGAGGTACCCAATGTTGTTAGAAAAACTTTATTGGAAGCCACTGAAAAACTTACAAACGAAGGATTCGCCATCGGAGAAACAAAATTAAAATCCAGTGATAGTGTTGCTAAAAATTTAATTATTTCACAGGAGCCGGCTGCCGGGGCCATTAGCGGAAAAGACGTGCCAGTAAAACTTATCATTTCTAAAGGAAGGTAGGACTGTATTTGTGAAACATTTGGCATTGGAATTTGACTAAAACAAAAAAAGGCCAGCACAAGTGCTGACCTTTTAGTCGGGGTAGTAGGATTCGAACCTACGGCCCTCCTCGACGCAGAGCGTCGGGATGCGCTAACCGGACTGCGCCCTACCCATTTTCACCTTAATCGGCCTCCTTATTTTTTTCAATCCAGGCCAATATTCTTTCCCTATTTTTGAAACCTTTAAGTTTTCGTTCCAGTTGAACGGCTTTACTTCTGGATTCAAAAGGCCGGGAAAATATCAAAACCCATGGCCCCTTGTTTTTGGTCCATTTATTACGATTGGTGTTGTGTCGGATGATTCGATCATCGAGGTCATTGGTTTGCCCGATGTATAACTGATCTGTTTGAAGGGAGTGAATAATGTATGTGTGAAACATTTGGCATTGGAATTTGACTAAAGCAAAAAAAGGCCAGCACAAAATGTACTGACCTTTCCTTTATCTTTTTATGGCGGTGAAGGCGGGATTCGAACCCGCGGTACCCCTTTCAGAGTACGTCGGTTTAGCAAACCGGTGGTTTCAGCCACTCACCCACTTCACCAGAAAAATAGCCGATTATTTAGTCGGGGTAGTAGGATTCGAACCTACGGCCCCCTGCTCCCAAAGCAGGTGCGCTAACCGGACTGCGCCATACCCCGAGTGCTATTTTTCATAAGCGACTGCAAAGATAAAGGTTCATTTATAAATAGCAAATTGCAGTGGCTTTTTTTTCAAATTATTTTTCATTCAGGCTTAATTTGATCTTTTTTTCCAGATCAGCTACCGTGTCTTTTAGTATAGCATCGGTCTCCATAAGGTCCTGCACTGTTTTGCAGGAGTGGATAACGGTACTGTGGTCGCGCCCTCCGAAGTTTTCGCCAATGGCTTTGAGTGACTTGCCGGTTAGTTTTTTGGTCAGGTACATCGAAAGTTGACGAGCGATGACCACCTGGCGCTTCCGGGTCTTCCCGTGGAGTTTTTCAACAGAAACATCGAAATGATCAGCCACGAGCGACTGGATGAATTCAACCGTAATTTCCTTATTGATATGCTTGACAAAGTTTTTGATCACTTCTTTAGTGAGATCCAGATCAATTTCCCTGCGGTTTAGGGAAGATTGTGCGATCAGTGAAACCAAAACTCCTTCCAGCTCACGAATATTGTTTTTGATATTATAACAAATGAATTCGGTGATATCCTGGGGGAGATCAACTCCTTCCTGCGACATCTTTGATTCAAAGATGGCCATCCTTGTTTCCAGGTCGGGTGCCTGTAGGTCGGCGGACAATCCCCATTTAAATCTGGAGATGAGCCTTTCTTCCATGCCGTTGAGGTCCTTTGGTGGACGATCGGAAGTCAGGATAATTTGCTTGTTGTTTTGATGGAGCTGGTTGAACACATGGAAGAAAATTTCCTGGGTCTTGGTACGGTTGGCCAAAAACTGTATGTCATCAACGATGAGCACATCCATCAGTTGGTAATAAGTTACCAGGTCGTTCACTGCATTATTCTTAATGGACTGGATGATCTGGTTGGTAAACTTTTCTGTTGAAACGTACAGAATATTTTTATCCGGCCATCTTTCCATGACTTCATTTCCAATTGCCTGGGCAAGGTGGGTTTTGCCAAGACCAACATCGCCAAAAATGACCAGTGGGTTGAAAGAGGTTTTTCCCGGATTTTTGGCAATGGCCAATCCGGCAGAGCGTGCCAGGCGATTGCAATCTCCTTCAATATAATTTTCGAAAAGGTAGCTAGGGTTGAGCCGGGGTTCAACTTTTACTTTTTTTATACCCGGAATAATAAAGGGATTTTTAATATTCTCAGTGTCCACCATTCCCGGTGTGTAGGTGCTATCAGTGGTCTGGCCATTCTTTGATATCGGTGCTGCAGTGGCCGACACAGAAGAGCGGTTGGTGAGAATCTGATACTCCAGCTTGGCTTTACTTCCTAGTTCTTTGCGAATAGAAGTTCTCAACAGAGAAACATAGTGCTCTTCGAGCCACTCATAAAAGAACCGGTTAGGAACCTGGATGGTTAAGGAATTATCTTCAAGACGGACGGGTTTGATCGGCTCAAACCAAGTCTTGAAACTGCGTCCATTCACATTTTTGCGAATATTTTGCAGACACCTATCCCACACTGAAGTATGATCAATTACCATGCAGCAGTAAATTAATAGGGCCAAAGGCCTTGTTAAACAAAAATCAGTTGTAAAAGTATAAGTATCAGTGAGTTAGACTCAGTAGGGGGTGAAAAGGCAATCAGAAGAATACTGTAAGTAAATGGGCTGTAATTCAGCTTTTACCAGCTTCATTTTCTCTTTAGCCGGATTGCAAAGTTGCAACTTTTTTCCGACTTCAGAAGGGCTATTGGATTTATTTTTTATATTTTTTTTTCTTTAATAACTAAACGCTTCACCTCGAATTGTTTTTGTTGATTTTTTCCTTTTTTTGGCATTAATTAATTACTTTGGTGTTTCAAACGTAATCAAAAATCTATGAAAGCCAGATCCCGATATTTTTATCTTGGAGGATTTCTGCTCCTCCTTGTCGTAGCGTATTTTTTCTTCAGAAGTGAAAATAAAGAGCAAGACTCCGATATTTTTACGACCGTAAGCCAGGGTGAATTTTATATTTCAGTGAGTGGAACAGGGGAATTGAAAGCTAAAAATTCGGTCAAGATTCGTGCCCCCCAGGGCATGCGTCCTGCAGGGATATACGAAACCACTCTTTCTGACCTTGTACCAGAAGGAACCATTGTGAGTGAAGGTCAATATGTGGGTTCACTTGACCGGACGGAAATTTCAAACAAAATGAGTACTGTTCGGTCGGAGATCGAAAAAATAGAGACTCAGCTGGAACAGGCGAAGATCGATACGGCCATTGAAATGCGTGCCCTGCGCGACCAGCTGGTAAACCTCAATTTTAGCAAAAAAGAGAAAATGTTACTCGTTGAACAAAATAAGTACGAGGCGCATTCTGTTATCCGTCAAACAGAACTTGACCTCGAAAAAATAGAAAGAGATTATTCACAGCTTGAGCAAAAATATGTCTTAAAGGAGCAACAAACCGTAGCTAAAATCAGGGAAATCAATGCGTTGCTCAGACAAAATCAGCAAAAATTTGACACTTTTGTTGAATTGTCCGATGAATTTTCCATTTCTGCCCCCACCTCGGGCATGGTCATTTATGCACGGACCTGGAATGGTAAAAAAGAACCTGGCTCAAGAATTTCTGCCTGGGATCCTGTGGTGGCTGAGTTGCCTGACCTCACTGACATGATCTCCAAGACCTATGTCAATGAAGTGGATATCAGTAAAGTAAAACCGGGGCAGGAAGTCAAAGTCAAAGTGGATGCTTTCCCGGAAGAAAATTATTCCGGGGTGGTGTTGACCGTGGCGAATATCGGGGAACAATTACGTGGATACGATTCCAAAGTTTTTGAAGTGGTCATTCAGATCAATGAATCTGATACGATTATGAGGCCAGCCATGACGACGAGCAATGAAATCATTACCGATACCTTTCATAATGTAATGTTTGTCCCACTGGAATGCCTTCAGACGGATTCTCTCTCTTTTGTTTACCTGAAACAAAAAGGAGAGACGGTTAAAAAAGAAGTGATCACCGGCCTCAGTAATGATAACCAGATTATTATTGAACAAGGAATCGAACCCGGCGATCAGGTATTTTTGAGCATTCCAAAAAATAATACTGACCTTAGATTTATTCCCATAGATCCTGAAATTAAAAAAGAGATTCTTCGCAAACAGGAAGAAGCCAAAAAGGAAAGGGAGGCTCGATCCCAGGCCCGAAGGGATAAGATCAAGAACATCGATTTACCTTCCAACTCGGGCAGGGGTGATGATGGGATGTTTATCATTATTGAATAACCGGCTATGTTGCAAAAAATATCATTTAACCTATCCCTGGCCTTCGAAAGTGTGCTCAGTAATAAATTGAGATCCATATTAACGGCTTTGGGTATCATTTTTGGCGTCGGAGCCGTTATTGCCATGCTGGCTATCGGTACTGGTGCAAGGCAGTCCATCCTGGATCAGATGAAATTGATTGGTACCAATAATATTGTCATAAAATCAGTTTCCACAAGCCCTGAAGACGGAGAAAGTACAGGTGAAAATAATGGGCAGGAGGAAGAAAAGAAGAAGTGGTCTCCCGGCCTGAACCTTCAAGATGTTCTGGCTATCCGGGAAGTGTTACCGAATGTGGATCTGGTGAGTTCGGAAATTGTCATTCCAACAACTATCATTCAATCTGCCCGTTTGGAAAAGGCGAAATGTGTTGGGGTGAATAATGATTTCTTCAAAATGAGTCGCTTAAACCTGGAATCCGGCCAATATTTTCATGAGGTTCACATGGAGATGGGGAAATCAGTTTGCATTATTGGCAAAAATATCCAGTTGAAATTTTTCGGAACGGTGGATCCTATTGGTCAAATGATAAAATGCGGGAACACCTGGCTTAAGATAATCGGGGTCATTGAAAAAAGAAGCACCAGCAAAGCCAGCCTGGAAAGTCTCGGCATCCGTGATTATAATTCGGATGTTTATGTTCCGGTAAAAACGGCTCTTTTGAGATTCCAAAACAGGGGGATGCTCACCGAAGAGAATATTGGTAACCGAGGTGACGAGGAACAAACAACGGAGAACTACCATCAGCTGGATCGGATTGTGGTCCGTGTTAAAGAATCGAATACGATGAGGGCTTCCGCCGAAATCGTTGCCCGATTGCTGACCCGCAGACACCAGCAGGTCATTGATTTTGAAGTGGAAGTCCCGGAGTTATTGCTGGAACAGCAGCAGAAAACTCAGGATATTTTTAACATGGTACTCGCGGCCATCGCGGGAATTTCCCTGGTGGTGGGAGGGATCGGGATTATGAATATAATGCTGGCCTCCGTTCTGGAAAGGATCAAAGAAATTGGTGTGAGACGTTCCATGGGGGCACTCAAGACCGACATCATCCAGCAGTTCCTGTTTGAAGCCGTAATCATTAGTGTGATCGGCGGATTATTGGGTATTCTCCTGGGGTTTGTGGCTTCAGGGATTATTGCCCATTCAGCCGGTATTCCGTCTATCGTTTCGGCATGGTCTATTCTGCTGTCGGCCGGTGTGGCGATCATCGTTGGATTGGTTTTTGGCATTTTTCCAGCCCGGAAAGCTGCAGAGCAGGATCCTATAAAGGCTTTGCGTTCAGATTGATGGGCGATTATTTAATCAAACAGGAACATGTCGCTATGTTAAAGTAACTGAAATTGAACTAAAAATGAAAATAAAAACGCTCGCTTTTTTGATAAGTCTGTTGATGTCCTGCTCTTTAATTGGACAGACAGATACACTTAGCCTGAGCCTGATGCAAACCATTAAAATAGCTCAGCGGGACGGAATCGATTTGAGGTTTGCTGATGTATCTTTTCAAAATAACTACTGGCAATATCAGGCATTTCTGGCCAAATTAAGGCCTCAGCTCAATCTTCGGGGTGAAATTCCCAATATCAATCGCAGTATCGAACCAATTATTCTGCCCGACGGCACGGAGGCTTTTATCAACAGATCATTGATGTCCAATTCGGCGCGGATCAACCTGCAGCAATCTATCCCTCTGACAGGAGGCCAGATTTTTGCCCAGACAGGATTGAGGCGTATCGATTTGTTTTCGGCCGTTAACAATACAAACATCTCCTATTTGTCGACACCGGTTTCGGTCGGTTTTGTCCAGCCGATTTTTGGATTCAACTCCCTAAAATGGGAAAAGAGGATCGCACCCCTTCAATATGAAGAATCAATCAAAAAATACTCTGAGGATTTTGAAAAAATTGCCTATGACGCGACGGGGTATTTTTTTGAAGTGTTGATCGCTCAATTGAATTTACAGGCTGCCTACCGCGACAAGGCGAATGCAGATACCTTATATGTCATTTCAAAAGGCAGGTACGATGTTGGTAAAATTGCCGAAACCGAGGTGATGCAGATGGAGCTTCAGGCGATGCGCGCCAACACAACCCTTTCTGAAAGTATTTTGAACCTTCAAACGGCAACGGAAAGGCTACGGAATTTTATGGGAATTCAACAGGAAGTGGCTTTTAAACTGGTACCTCCCGAAGATATTCCAACTTTTGAGACCGATGCAACGGAAGCCCTGGAACTGGCTAACCGTAACCGGGCAAACGCCCTGGCGCGTCAGCGGCGGATGCTCGAAGCCGAAAGAACCCTTGCCCAGGCACGGGCAAATACAAGGCCTAGTTTTGACCTTTATGCTTCCTTTGGGTTATCGCAAACGGCCAATAACCTCGAGGAGGTTTATCGTAAGCCACTGGACCAGGAGGTCTTTACCCTTGGTTTTGATATTCCTATTGCAGACTGGGGTAAATCCAATGCCGCCAAACAAATTGCCAAAGCCAACGCCGAGTTAGTCCGGTTGCAGGTCGAGCAGGATGCGGTAAACTTCGAACGGGAAGTACTGGTGCGTGTGCAGCAATTTAAATTGGTTAAGGATCAGGTGAATTTGGCGAAAAGGTCTTATGATCTGGCACAAAGACGCCTGGATATTACACAGAAACGTTACCTGATTGGAAAGATTGGCCCCACAGACCTCAACCTCGCTATTACTGAAGAATCTTCTGCCCGGCGTTCTTATTACAGCGCGCTGAGCAGCTACTGGCTGGCTCATTATTATCTTCGGGGCCTGACGCTCTACGATTTTGAAAATGGTGTATCATTGGTAAAAGAAACCAAATAAATCCGCAAACCCGACGAACATCCGAAAATCATAGTATCAAAAAGTCAAACATCAATCCTCCGCTTCGATGACATAGGAATGTTTAATTTCTTTCATGACGAATGAACTTTTCACATTGCCTATGTTTTCCAGTCCAGCCAGTTTTTTGGTGATGAAGAGCTGGTAGTTTTCGATGTCTTTGGTATTGACCTTGAGCATGTAATCGTAATGGCCGGCGATGTGATAACATTCCTGTACCTCAGATAATTGGGCTACCTCCCTTTCAAATTTTTCCAGGAAATCTTTGGCATGTTCTTTAAGCGAAACATTGCAATAGGCGGTTAGGGTTTTACCGAGGGCTTTTTTATCCACGATGGCGATAACCCGTTGGATAGTCCCGTTGTTTTTTAACTTTCGTATACGTTCGAAAATGGGGGTGACGCTCATGCCTAGCCTGGAAGCAATTTCCTTATTCGTATAATCGGCATTCTCCTGGAGCATCTGGAGTATTCTTTTGTCAGTAGGATCTATATTTGACATCTAGATTTTTTTTCTGTTCAACCATTAAAAAAAAATGAGTTTAAGTTGTTTTTTCCTTAAGTCGCATAATAATAAGAAATAAAAACTGCTTGATTGTAAATTGTAGATTTAAAATTTAAAATATAGTAATTTTATAGAAAAAAGATATGGATAAGCGTAAAAAATTTCAACCTGAAAGTCTGATGATGTCTTATGGTTATAAACCTGAATTGTCTGAGGGGGCGATTAAAGTTCCGGTTTTTCAGACGTCCACTTATTGTTTTAAGACCGCAGAAGAAGGAAAAGCTTTTTTTGAGGTGGCATTAGGGAAACGTGAACAAAGGAAGGGCGAAGAAGTTGGTCTGATATACAGCCGCCTGAACAATCCCAATATGGAAATTTTGGAAAACCGACTTTGTTTGTGGGATAAAGCAGATGATTGTGCGGTTTTTGATAGCGGGATGGCGGCCATTTCTACGGTTTTACTCGAGTTTTTAAGACCTGGTGATGTATTGCTCTATAACAAGCCCTTATATGGAGGAACGGTTCATTTTATCGAGCATATATTGGTTTCCATGCATGTCACGGTAGTTGCGTTCCATGCCTGGGATGACCTCGAAGACGTAAAACAACAACTAATTGCTGATGGGCTGGCAGATAAGTTGAAGATGATTTACGTGGAAACTCCGGCAAATCCTACCAATCACCTCGTTGATATTGGGGGATTGCGGGAAATGGCTGATGCGTTGTCCACTAAGGAAAGACAAGTAATTTTGGGGGTTGACAACACCTATCTTGGTCCGTTATGGCAACACCCTTTGCAAGTCGGGGCTGATCTGGTTATTTATTCTGCCACCAAATTTATCGCCGGACACAGTGACCTGATTGCCGGGGCTGTACTTGGAAGCAGAGACCTGATGCGTCGGGTAAAAACATTGCGTACCTTCCTGGGTAATATGGCTTCTCCATACACCAGCTGGTTGATGTTAAGAAGTTTGGAAACCCTTAAGATCAGGATGGAGAAACAGGCCGAAAATGCTAA
This sequence is a window from Lewinellaceae bacterium. Protein-coding genes within it:
- a CDS encoding Lrp/AsnC family transcriptional regulator, with translation MSNIDPTDKRILQMLQENADYTNKEIASRLGMSVTPIFERIRKLKNNGTIQRVIAIVDKKALGKTLTAYCNVSLKEHAKDFLEKFEREVAQLSEVQECYHIAGHYDYMLKVNTKDIENYQLFITKKLAGLENIGNVKSSFVMKEIKHSYVIEAED
- a CDS encoding cystathionine gamma-synthase family protein, coding for MDKRKKFQPESLMMSYGYKPELSEGAIKVPVFQTSTYCFKTAEEGKAFFEVALGKREQRKGEEVGLIYSRLNNPNMEILENRLCLWDKADDCAVFDSGMAAISTVLLEFLRPGDVLLYNKPLYGGTVHFIEHILVSMHVTVVAFHAWDDLEDVKQQLIADGLADKLKMIYVETPANPTNHLVDIGGLREMADALSTKERQVILGVDNTYLGPLWQHPLQVGADLVIYSATKFIAGHSDLIAGAVLGSRDLMRRVKTLRTFLGNMASPYTSWLMLRSLETLKIRMEKQAENAKKVADFLRNHPKVEKVYYIGFLKEEDPKSYQIFKRQCSSAGSMLAFDVVGGEKEAFIFLNNLQLMKLAVSLGSTESLAEHPATMTHSEMEDEVKNKLFITGKLVRISVGIENADDLITDIREALDKVPMLVGTEY